The following coding sequences lie in one Pseudoalteromonas sp. Scap06 genomic window:
- a CDS encoding amidohydrolase family protein, giving the protein MKKMLQTALALSVSLALGQVHAEQTDEKKWQVDSPKGQFVDASISVEQGTWMNVDISPDGETLVFDLLGDIYTMPMSGGKATQITSDIAWQMQPRFSPDGKHIAFTSDQGGGDNIWVMDVNGENQTAVTDETFRLLNSPAWSPDGDYLVARKHFTASRSLGAGEVWLYHKAGGKGVQLTKRENDQKDLGEPMFSPDGRYVYFSHDATPGKTFHYSKDSVAGIYKIKRYDRETGEIETIISGMGGAIRPTPSPDGKKLAYVKRDDFQTSLYLYDLTSGEHTKLYDKLERDMQETWAIHGVYPTIAWTPDNEELVFWAGGTIHKLNVDDKSVSDIAFKIDTTKKIQKAVRFTQNIDTEEFDVKMLRNVQISPDGETALFEALGHIYKRDLDSGKIKRLTKQTDHYELFPQYSRDGKKIVYTTWDDNEQGTVRVVSARSGRGDTITDEPGKYVEPTFSPDGKTVVYRKASGGSILNPKWSLHPGVYSVSAKGGKSELISKSGYQPQFGSANDRVYIMSPWPKPTLSVVELESKKVRKLYESEHATEFRVSPDGEYLAFAERFKVFVTPFVERGKTINIGPKDSQFPIEQLSVRAGENISWSANSNKLYWTLGPELYHASLEGMFAINKADDQGVKVKSGTNIGFSKKMAEPEGMIALTGAKIITMDGEKVIENGVIVTDGKHIKAIGSAADISIPKNAEIVDVTGKTIMPGMVDAHAHGSQASDEIIPQQNWKNFAGLALGVTTIHDPSNDTTEIFTASEMQKAGMIVGPRIFSTGTILYGANMPGYTSHIDSLDDAKFHLERLKKVGAFSVKSYNQPRREQRQQVIEAGRELEMMVVPEGGSLLQHNLSMVVDGHTGIEHSIPVEHIYDDIKQLWSQSDVGYTPTLVVAYGGIWGENYWYDKTDVWNHPRLSKFVPKNQLLPRSMRRVKAPDHHYNHFNNARVAAELQDLGVLVNLGAHGQREGLGAHWEMWMFAQGGMTPLEAIRASTLDPAKYLGLDKNVGSLEVGKLADLMVIDGDPLKNIRDSDKIDYTMINGRLFDAATMNEVGKKQRAPLFFE; this is encoded by the coding sequence ATGAAGAAAATGCTGCAAACAGCGCTTGCGTTATCAGTTTCATTGGCATTGGGTCAAGTACACGCAGAGCAAACAGATGAAAAAAAATGGCAAGTTGATTCACCAAAAGGGCAATTTGTAGATGCTTCTATTAGTGTAGAGCAAGGCACATGGATGAATGTAGATATAAGCCCTGATGGAGAAACCTTAGTATTTGACTTACTGGGCGATATTTACACTATGCCAATGAGTGGTGGTAAAGCCACTCAAATAACCTCAGATATCGCATGGCAAATGCAGCCGCGTTTTAGCCCAGATGGTAAACATATCGCATTTACCTCAGATCAGGGGGGCGGTGATAATATTTGGGTTATGGACGTTAATGGCGAGAATCAAACTGCAGTAACGGACGAAACGTTTCGTTTACTTAATAGCCCGGCATGGAGCCCTGATGGCGATTATTTAGTTGCACGTAAGCACTTTACCGCCAGTCGTTCTTTGGGCGCGGGTGAAGTTTGGCTTTATCACAAAGCGGGTGGTAAAGGGGTACAACTGACTAAACGTGAAAACGATCAAAAAGATTTAGGTGAGCCGATGTTTTCACCTGATGGCCGTTATGTTTATTTTTCTCATGATGCCACCCCAGGTAAAACCTTTCATTACTCAAAAGATTCGGTTGCGGGTATTTATAAAATTAAGCGCTATGATCGTGAAACCGGTGAAATAGAAACGATTATTAGTGGTATGGGTGGGGCAATCAGACCAACTCCGTCACCTGATGGTAAAAAACTTGCCTATGTAAAGCGTGATGACTTTCAAACTAGCTTGTACTTATACGATTTAACCAGCGGTGAGCATACCAAGCTATATGACAAGCTAGAGCGCGATATGCAAGAAACATGGGCTATTCATGGGGTATACCCAACAATTGCGTGGACACCAGATAATGAAGAGTTAGTATTTTGGGCTGGTGGCACCATTCATAAACTCAATGTCGATGATAAATCTGTCAGCGATATTGCATTCAAAATAGACACCACGAAAAAAATTCAAAAAGCGGTGCGCTTTACTCAAAATATCGATACTGAAGAATTTGATGTAAAAATGCTGCGAAATGTACAAATTAGCCCAGATGGTGAAACGGCATTGTTTGAAGCACTGGGTCATATTTATAAACGCGATTTAGACTCAGGAAAAATCAAACGTTTAACCAAGCAAACCGATCATTATGAGTTATTTCCACAGTACTCGCGTGATGGTAAAAAAATTGTCTACACCACGTGGGACGATAACGAACAAGGCACAGTGCGCGTTGTCTCTGCACGAAGTGGTCGCGGCGATACGATTACCGATGAACCGGGTAAATATGTAGAGCCTACCTTTAGCCCTGATGGCAAAACTGTAGTTTATCGTAAAGCCAGTGGTGGCAGTATTTTAAATCCTAAATGGTCACTGCACCCTGGGGTTTACAGTGTCAGTGCTAAAGGCGGTAAGAGTGAACTAATTTCTAAAAGTGGTTATCAACCGCAGTTTGGTAGTGCCAATGACCGTGTTTATATTATGAGCCCATGGCCTAAACCAACGTTAAGTGTGGTTGAGCTTGAAAGTAAAAAAGTGCGCAAACTCTATGAATCAGAGCATGCCACTGAATTTAGGGTATCGCCTGATGGTGAGTACTTAGCATTTGCAGAGCGCTTTAAAGTGTTTGTAACACCGTTTGTTGAGCGTGGTAAGACCATTAATATTGGGCCTAAAGACAGCCAATTTCCAATTGAGCAATTATCTGTTCGTGCTGGTGAAAATATTAGCTGGAGTGCCAACAGCAATAAACTCTATTGGACACTTGGCCCTGAGCTATACCATGCCAGTTTAGAGGGAATGTTTGCTATTAATAAAGCCGATGACCAAGGGGTTAAAGTCAAAAGCGGGACTAACATTGGTTTTAGCAAAAAAATGGCTGAACCAGAAGGCATGATTGCCTTAACTGGCGCAAAAATTATTACCATGGACGGCGAAAAAGTCATTGAAAATGGCGTTATTGTTACCGATGGTAAACATATTAAAGCTATTGGCTCTGCTGCAGATATTAGCATTCCAAAAAATGCTGAGATTGTTGATGTAACAGGCAAAACAATTATGCCTGGTATGGTTGATGCACATGCACATGGCTCACAAGCAAGCGATGAAATTATCCCACAACAAAACTGGAAAAACTTTGCAGGCCTTGCGCTAGGTGTTACCACCATCCACGATCCATCAAACGACACCACTGAAATATTCACTGCCAGTGAAATGCAAAAAGCCGGTATGATTGTCGGCCCGCGTATTTTTTCTACTGGTACTATTTTATATGGCGCGAATATGCCTGGTTATACTTCGCATATTGATTCATTAGATGATGCTAAATTTCATTTAGAACGCTTGAAAAAAGTAGGGGCGTTTAGTGTTAAGTCTTATAACCAACCTCGCAGAGAGCAGCGTCAGCAAGTGATTGAGGCTGGTCGTGAACTTGAAATGATGGTAGTGCCAGAAGGGGGCTCATTATTACAACATAACTTGAGTATGGTGGTTGATGGGCATACAGGGATTGAGCATTCCATTCCGGTTGAACATATTTATGATGATATTAAGCAGTTGTGGTCACAAAGTGATGTAGGTTATACGCCTACATTGGTGGTTGCCTATGGCGGTATTTGGGGTGAAAACTACTGGTACGATAAAACTGATGTGTGGAATCATCCTCGATTGAGCAAGTTTGTGCCAAAAAATCAATTATTACCACGTTCAATGCGTCGTGTTAAAGCGCCTGATCATCACTATAACCACTTTAACAATGCACGTGTGGCAGCTGAACTACAAGATTTAGGTGTACTGGTTAATTTAGGTGCACATGGTCAGCGTGAAGGTTTAGGTGCGCACTGGGAAATGTGGATGTTTGCTCAAGGTGGTATGACGCCGCTTGAGGCTATTCGAGCATCAACGCTCGATCCTGCTAAATACCTAGGTTTAGATAAAAACGTAGGCTCATTAGAAGTCGGTAAACTGGCAGATTTAATGGTTATTGATGGCGACCCACTGAAAAACATCCGCGATTCAGACAAAATTGATTACACCATGATCAACGGCCGCTTGTTCGACGCAGCAACGATGAACGAAGTTGGTAAAAAACAACGTGCCCCATTATTTTTTGAATAA
- a CDS encoding M23 family metallopeptidase, with protein MKNKIINITFASLLGASPVVLAEGDKHDDFLFTKQALASLKLNSLLTIDDTQFVFNDSLLNEDWDNFFSLHASAIEDKKELILHWAGYTSINPKVILALIEQQSGLLSNPNADIENPLAGITDKHGFDAQVKDVVMKLSQRFYAYKQWQESQDKLKKRNQATQTTSSTAATAALVSLFADSDRLASNSKNNQQTLTEFLATFDRVFPSNTSQLQRSLNSVDQNNEKQLLAASFEMNLPWPSGYWYSGGAHSNTGSGYPYSSLDFNNGSGGWGANTPFVQAAHGGTVTRFSSCNIRVTHASGYSTNYYHMSNLQYSSGDYVQPGAWLGRYANNYNQALCEGGQSSGPHVHFTLLYNGQQVSLHNKYISEHRIDVGSSNYDTNCNRFYFERYGYRTCAWQPLYR; from the coding sequence ATGAAAAACAAGATAATTAATATTACATTCGCAAGTCTTCTAGGGGCCTCACCCGTGGTATTAGCAGAAGGCGATAAGCATGATGACTTTTTGTTTACTAAACAGGCTTTAGCATCACTCAAGCTTAACTCTTTACTGACTATTGATGATACGCAATTTGTGTTTAATGACTCATTATTAAACGAAGATTGGGATAACTTTTTTTCTTTGCATGCGTCAGCAATTGAAGATAAAAAAGAGCTCATTTTACACTGGGCAGGTTATACCAGTATTAATCCAAAAGTAATTTTAGCGCTGATAGAGCAACAAAGTGGCTTACTTTCAAACCCAAATGCTGATATTGAGAACCCTTTAGCTGGTATAACAGACAAGCATGGTTTTGATGCGCAAGTAAAAGACGTAGTGATGAAATTAAGTCAACGCTTTTATGCATATAAGCAGTGGCAAGAGTCACAAGATAAGTTAAAAAAACGCAATCAGGCAACCCAAACTACGAGTAGCACAGCTGCAACTGCGGCTCTAGTAAGTCTGTTTGCAGATAGCGATAGACTGGCATCAAACTCTAAAAATAATCAACAGACTTTGACTGAGTTTTTAGCTACGTTTGACCGTGTATTTCCTAGTAACACTAGTCAATTGCAACGTTCATTGAATAGTGTAGATCAAAATAATGAAAAGCAACTTTTAGCCGCTAGTTTTGAAATGAATTTACCGTGGCCGTCTGGCTATTGGTACAGTGGTGGCGCTCACTCAAATACAGGTTCTGGCTACCCATACTCATCACTTGATTTTAACAATGGCTCTGGTGGCTGGGGCGCTAATACTCCGTTTGTTCAAGCTGCGCATGGCGGAACGGTAACTCGCTTTTCTTCCTGCAATATTCGAGTAACACACGCCAGTGGCTATTCAACCAACTACTACCACATGTCAAACCTTCAATATAGCAGTGGTGATTATGTTCAACCTGGTGCATGGTTAGGTCGCTATGCAAATAATTATAATCAAGCATTGTGTGAGGGCGGCCAATCATCAGGTCCTCATGTCCACTTTACTTTATTGTATAATGGGCAACAGGTTTCTCTGCATAATAAATATATAAGTGAGCATCGCATTGATGTTGGCTCAAGTAATTATGACACCAACTGTAATCGTTTCTATTTTGAACGATATGGCTATCGTACATGTGCATGGCAGCCTTTGTATCGCTAG
- a CDS encoding M90 family metallopeptidase, whose translation MVNGLLIFLLFAFVVIFWRWPDIQNTLWRRKYSHLSLSPQQHALLLRAMPIYNKMTDADRAKLARHIVWFLNEKRFVGCDGLQLTEAMKLIIAADACLLVLNKPWPLYKNVKEILLYPSAYYAPQSSRDNAGLVSFHNTVRQGESWPGGTLVLSWHDVLEGNRLPSDGHNLVFHEFAHQLDQETGKTTGTPLLTSQTHYQQWGKVFSRAFSQLKTHVAYNMPHVIHSYGATNEAEFFAVITETFLEKPADLRRDDPEIYRLLVDFYQFDPIVWH comes from the coding sequence ATGGTAAACGGATTATTGATTTTCTTACTTTTTGCGTTTGTCGTTATTTTTTGGCGTTGGCCTGATATTCAAAATACTCTGTGGCGCCGTAAATACAGTCATTTATCATTAAGCCCACAACAGCATGCGCTGTTGCTGCGGGCTATGCCAATTTATAACAAAATGACTGATGCAGATCGAGCCAAGTTGGCTCGTCATATTGTGTGGTTTTTAAATGAAAAGCGCTTTGTTGGCTGTGATGGGTTGCAACTAACTGAAGCAATGAAACTCATTATTGCCGCCGATGCTTGCCTGCTGGTACTAAATAAACCTTGGCCTTTGTATAAAAACGTGAAGGAAATTTTACTCTATCCCAGCGCCTATTATGCGCCTCAATCAAGTCGCGATAACGCAGGACTTGTTAGTTTTCATAATACCGTAAGGCAAGGTGAGTCATGGCCAGGAGGCACACTGGTGCTGAGCTGGCATGATGTGCTTGAGGGTAACCGCTTACCCAGTGACGGGCATAATTTAGTGTTTCATGAGTTTGCGCATCAACTTGATCAAGAGACCGGTAAAACCACCGGCACGCCATTACTTACATCACAGACTCACTATCAACAATGGGGCAAGGTATTTAGCCGAGCGTTTTCGCAGTTAAAAACACACGTTGCTTATAACATGCCGCATGTTATTCATAGCTACGGAGCCACAAATGAGGCAGAATTTTTTGCGGTGATCACCGAAACGTTCTTAGAAAAACCCGCAGATTTACGCCGCGATGACCCTGAAATTTACCGTTTGCTGGTAGATTTTTATCAATTTGATCCTATTGTTTGGCATTAA